A part of Methanorbis furvi genomic DNA contains:
- a CDS encoding archease produces the protein MTFEELDHTADVRMKISAPTLTELYIESGFALAATLYGEYSREKGEVSFPIEAEGKDAEETFVNFLSELLFLTETEYLVPTSFDLVVCETTVSGNVSGVLFDRKKHAGGIGVKGISYSGISFEKNAHGYELIIIFDI, from the coding sequence ATGACCTTTGAAGAGCTCGATCACACCGCCGACGTGCGGATGAAAATTTCAGCGCCGACGCTTACCGAGTTGTACATAGAGAGCGGATTTGCTCTTGCTGCAACACTCTACGGCGAATACTCCCGCGAGAAAGGAGAGGTCTCCTTTCCGATCGAGGCAGAAGGAAAGGATGCAGAAGAGACATTTGTTAATTTTCTCTCCGAACTCCTGTTTCTCACCGAGACCGAGTACCTTGTTCCAACATCCTTTGATCTTGTCGTTTGTGAAACAACGGTCAGCGGCAATGTCTCTGGAGTTCTCTTTGACCGGAAAAAACATGCGGGCGGCATCGGCGTAAAAGGCATCTCGTACTCAGGCATCTCGTTTGAAAAAAACGCGCATGGCTATGAACTCATCATCATCTTTGACATCTGA
- a CDS encoding undecaprenyl diphosphate synthase family protein, translating to MVCLLYEYLLRRKLDENMFPEEICFMLSEADFLANPGRVETVCRWCMDFPAIKKIIFHISSKNPNSQKEMTPLLQNLADTAIVRISTPSGEETFGTGQPEILLVVGRSGREEITDAIIQIAKEEIDPAEITEETIESHLRYQVNPDFVIKTGGSHLTDFLIWQSVYSELFFTDVNWNRFRRLDLLRALRDYQTRIRRYGQ from the coding sequence ATGGTCTGCCTACTCTACGAATACCTCCTCAGGCGTAAGCTTGATGAGAATATGTTTCCGGAAGAGATCTGCTTCATGCTCAGCGAAGCGGATTTTCTTGCAAACCCGGGGCGGGTAGAAACGGTTTGCCGGTGGTGTATGGATTTCCCGGCAATCAAAAAGATCATCTTTCACATCAGCTCGAAAAATCCAAACTCCCAAAAAGAGATGACACCTCTCCTCCAAAATCTTGCTGACACCGCAATCGTTCGCATAAGTACGCCGTCCGGCGAAGAGACCTTTGGTACCGGCCAGCCTGAAATTCTTCTCGTCGTCGGACGAAGCGGCCGCGAAGAGATAACAGACGCAATTATACAGATCGCAAAAGAAGAGATCGACCCTGCCGAAATTACCGAAGAGACCATCGAATCACATCTCCGCTATCAGGTAAACCCGGACTTTGTCATCAAAACAGGCGGCAGCCACCTGACAGACTTTTTGATCTGGCAGTCTGTGTACTCGGAACTCTTTTTCACCGATGTCAACTGGAACAGATTCAGACGTTTAGATCTGCTTCGTGCACTTCGCGACTACCAGACACGGATAAGGCGATACGGTCAGTAG
- a CDS encoding RtcB family protein, translating to MNEKIQHIADSEWEIPTNFVPGMRVPGRFFLSESLAKGLEEGALTQLANVATLPGILCNSLGMPDIHWGYGFPIGGVAAFDEETGIISPGGVGFDINCGVRMITTPLTLADIPDMKELVESLYETVPTGVGSKSPVRLSQNDLSSMLTDGAKNAVELGYGMKSDISRCEENGAMPGAEIEFVSKKARQRGVPQCGTLGSGNHFLEVQVIDEIADEATAKTFGVAEDQICVMIHCGSRGLGHQVCTDHLQVLEEATKKYGIRLPDRQLACAPLHSPEGEAYFGAMAASANYAWANRQVITHLVRELFAKKFGISYEEMPLVYDVAHNVAKWEEHDISCGGPRRRVCVHRKGATRAFGPGRKEIVQEFRDVGQPVIIPGSMGTSSYLLAGTAGAMEKTFGSTCHGAGRVQSRSSAKKNLTGDMVAHDLARRGIIVRAPNAAAIAEEAPDVYKPSSEVVQVVHDAGISRIVARFRPLGVIKG from the coding sequence ATGAACGAAAAAATTCAGCACATAGCAGATTCCGAATGGGAAATTCCCACAAATTTCGTTCCCGGCATGCGGGTGCCGGGCAGGTTTTTCCTCTCCGAGAGTCTGGCAAAGGGCCTCGAAGAAGGAGCGCTGACCCAGCTGGCAAACGTTGCGACACTGCCGGGTATTCTCTGCAACTCGCTTGGCATGCCTGACATTCACTGGGGATACGGATTTCCCATCGGCGGCGTTGCAGCGTTTGATGAAGAGACCGGCATTATTTCCCCGGGCGGCGTCGGGTTTGATATCAACTGCGGGGTTCGGATGATCACAACACCCCTCACACTTGCCGACATCCCTGACATGAAAGAACTTGTCGAAAGCCTGTATGAAACCGTGCCTACCGGGGTCGGCTCAAAAAGTCCGGTGCGGCTATCGCAGAATGATCTCTCTTCAATGCTTACTGACGGCGCAAAAAATGCGGTTGAGCTTGGCTATGGTATGAAAAGTGACATCAGCAGATGTGAGGAGAATGGTGCAATGCCGGGAGCTGAGATCGAGTTTGTCAGCAAGAAAGCACGGCAGAGAGGAGTGCCCCAGTGCGGAACGCTTGGGTCCGGCAACCATTTTCTTGAAGTGCAGGTAATCGATGAGATCGCTGATGAAGCTACGGCGAAAACATTCGGTGTTGCCGAAGATCAGATCTGTGTTATGATCCACTGCGGGTCACGCGGTCTTGGCCATCAGGTCTGTACCGATCATCTGCAGGTCCTTGAAGAGGCGACAAAAAAGTACGGGATTCGTCTGCCCGACCGTCAGCTTGCCTGCGCACCGCTTCATTCGCCTGAGGGCGAGGCCTACTTCGGTGCAATGGCAGCGTCTGCCAATTATGCATGGGCAAACCGTCAGGTGATTACGCATCTGGTCCGCGAACTTTTCGCGAAAAAGTTCGGCATCAGCTATGAAGAGATGCCGCTCGTCTATGATGTTGCCCACAATGTGGCAAAGTGGGAAGAGCATGATATCTCATGCGGCGGGCCACGCCGCCGCGTCTGTGTTCACCGCAAGGGCGCGACCCGCGCCTTTGGCCCCGGCAGAAAAGAGATTGTGCAGGAGTTCCGCGACGTCGGCCAACCGGTCATCATTCCCGGAAGTATGGGTACCTCCTCCTATCTTCTTGCAGGAACTGCGGGTGCAATGGAAAAGACGTTCGGCAGTACCTGCCATGGCGCTGGACGTGTCCAGAGCAGATCATCAGCCAAGAAAAATCTCACCGGAGATATGGTTGCACATGATCTTGCCAGGCGCGGAATTATTGTGCGGGCACCAAACGCGGCGGCAATTGCCGAGGAGGCGCCGGATGTTTACAAGCCCAGCAGCGAGGTTGTGCAGGTTGTGCATGATGCGGGAATTTCCCGCATCGTTGCCCGGTTCCGGCCTCTTGGAGTGATCAAAGGATGA
- a CDS encoding DUF1848 domain-containing protein, which produces MIISASRRTDIPAHFPEWFCQRLAEEFCLVRNPYSKKITHVSLKKEDVDAVVFWTKNAGPMLSHLSKIDASSIPYYFQYTITPYGPEIETNLNKDHCIENFLALSSIIGKDRVLWRYDPILITKKYSTSFHEKAFEKFCEKFSDATSRCTISFVDSYPSSPFRECTISEKNFLAEKFSVTAKNFGIPLMSCAEGEGLRTFGITPASCIDKDLCEKLCGSPLTVKKDPQQRPSCGCVKSVDIGGYHTCRNGCLYCYACGGKMPETHDQHSPLISGFPNENELISHNNIPNSSDCQTRLSFK; this is translated from the coding sequence ATGATCATCTCTGCGAGCAGACGAACCGACATCCCTGCACATTTTCCTGAATGGTTCTGCCAAAGACTCGCCGAAGAATTCTGCCTCGTGCGTAACCCGTACTCAAAGAAAATTACTCACGTCTCCCTGAAAAAAGAGGACGTTGATGCAGTTGTATTCTGGACAAAAAATGCCGGACCAATGCTTTCGCATTTATCCAAAATCGATGCAAGCAGTATTCCATACTATTTTCAGTACACCATAACACCGTACGGCCCTGAGATTGAAACAAATCTGAACAAAGATCACTGCATCGAAAATTTTCTTGCACTCTCAAGCATCATCGGAAAAGATCGCGTACTCTGGCGGTACGACCCGATACTTATCACGAAAAAATATTCAACATCGTTTCACGAGAAAGCATTTGAAAAATTCTGTGAAAAATTTTCAGACGCAACCTCACGCTGCACCATCAGTTTTGTTGACAGTTATCCCTCCTCACCATTTCGTGAGTGCACGATCTCTGAAAAAAATTTTCTTGCGGAAAAATTTTCTGTGACCGCAAAAAATTTTGGAATCCCGCTCATGTCATGCGCGGAAGGGGAGGGACTCAGGACCTTTGGCATCACCCCTGCATCCTGCATCGACAAAGATCTGTGCGAAAAATTGTGCGGCTCACCGCTCACAGTCAAAAAAGATCCGCAGCAGCGACCCTCATGCGGATGTGTAAAAAGTGTTGACATTGGCGGATACCATACCTGCAGAAACGGATGCCTCTACTGTTATGCATGCGGGGGGAAAATGCCGGAGACACATGACCAACACTCACCGCTCATCTCAGGATTTCCGAATGAAAATGAACTCATATCGCATAATAATATACCAAATTCATCAGATTGTCAGACACGATTGTCTTTTAAATAA
- a CDS encoding DUF2551 domain-containing protein, which yields MLSRSDLRKEIEERLHKYLARDKSGIRKELLSLFIRAKSLTVAQIHETLAERFSVSYHSIASMVGTIAAKLGILSTRRGPDGTVGVYEVKEQYVDVIEQAIATAV from the coding sequence ATGCTATCTCGTTCAGACCTGCGAAAAGAGATAGAGGAACGACTTCACAAGTATCTTGCACGCGACAAATCCGGCATCAGAAAAGAGTTGCTGAGCCTGTTTATCCGCGCAAAATCATTGACGGTCGCACAGATTCACGAGACGTTGGCAGAGCGGTTTAGTGTCAGTTACCACTCGATTGCATCGATGGTCGGCACGATCGCCGCGAAACTCGGAATTCTCTCTACACGCCGCGGCCCTGACGGAACAGTCGGGGTATACGAAGTCAAAGAACAGTACGTTGATGTTATTGAACAGGCGATCGCAACCGCGGTCTAG